The following coding sequences are from one Deinococcota bacterium window:
- a CDS encoding YceI family protein, which translates to MKRSCALMAMLLGLAWAQSAGYGVSGTVTYSASYTLGPWQGKNTTASGQLSWDEGSGQMSGQVCLDLAAWDSGNALRDADTRGKFEVRTYPQSCYTPTRLEGQPGGPATLVGLLDLHGVQREVRIPGTLTRQGTGFSFTGTFATRFSDWNLEPPQFLFLSVDDALEVTVSGTATAH; encoded by the coding sequence GTGAAACGGTCTTGCGCCCTGATGGCGATGCTGCTCGGCCTGGCTTGGGCGCAGAGCGCAGGCTACGGCGTCAGCGGCACGGTCACCTACAGCGCCAGCTACACGCTCGGCCCCTGGCAGGGAAAAAACACCACCGCCAGCGGACAGCTCAGTTGGGACGAGGGCAGCGGGCAGATGAGCGGACAGGTGTGCTTGGACCTGGCTGCCTGGGATTCGGGCAACGCGCTTCGCGACGCGGACACCCGCGGCAAGTTCGAGGTGAGGACCTACCCCCAGTCCTGTTATACGCCCACGCGCCTCGAGGGGCAGCCGGGCGGCCCGGCCACGCTGGTCGGCCTGCTCGACCTCCACGGCGTCCAGCGAGAAGTCCGCATCCCCGGTACGCTGACGCGGCAGGGAACGGGCTTCTCGTTTACGGGGACGTTCGCGACCAGGTTCAGCGACTGGAACCTCGAGCCTCCGCAATTTCTCTTCCTGAGCGTCGACGACGCGCTCGAGGTCACGGTGAGCGGTACCGC